ATACGCATACGCAGATGCATGTACACagaaatacacacacatatgcatataatatatatatatatatatatatatatatgtatatgtgtgtgtatatgtagaGCAGGATATCCATGTGGGTGTATGGTATGCGTCGATTCGCGGGTGTGCGCACTGGGTCGTCAGAAAGATATTTAACTAGGAGTTTGAAAAAGAGCTGAGGACAAGTGGAAAAGTGGAacttcgtttcgtctctcactCGCATCGCATCGCGAAGGGGAACACCACGGCGCGCGAGACTGGGTTCGAAAGTCTGCAAGTGGATTCTTCAACCTTGAAAAAACCTCTGTGTTCAGCTGGAAACGCAgttgaagaaaagaggagttGATAGTAGAAAAGGTTCCCTTCGCAAACTGGAAACAAGTTCAAAGACGTTTCGAATCGGCGCTCGAAATCTGGAAGTCTTACCTGCCTGGGCTCTGTGAGAGTTCCATCAAGGTCGAAGAGAGCAATGACCTCCCTTCCTCCATAGGTTCCCGAACCCTTCCTGTCCTCTGCCGCGCTTGCCATGGCAACGcagtgttttctttcctcgttcttccacaaagaacgcaggagaaaagagctGCAAGCCGTTGAGAGGGGCAGGGGCGCAGAggcacagcagagagagagggacgaAGAGAGGGCCTAAAACGCCTGAGAAGCCGCCGCCAGGCAAACCAACAGGATCACAAGAAAATAGCGATGGACGGCACAGCCTGAGagtgagaaaagagaacagagaacagcgaggaaagacaggaCACTGGTGACCGGCGCGCCTTCGCATGCGGATCAGATGGCCGAAGAGTCAGaagctgcgttttctctcctccggcTAGTCCCTGAAAAAGCGAACAAAGAAACACAAGGAAGGCTCCCTCTCTCAGAGGACGGAAAAGTGCCGAGCCTCGAGatcgaaaaaaggaaagaacccCTTTGCTAGGCGCTTAACACACTGTCGTGGTCGCTAGCCACGCCCACGGCAACTTGGAGGCAACAGCGGCGAAGGCAATCGCGTGGAACCTTTCACGAATTCGAGAGACGCACTTCTACACCTCGTAAAAaactctttgtttctcttcacctGTAGATGCCTGCGAGCTGCTTTGCAAGTCTCCTGTAGCGTTTCGCCCCAGATCCACACACAGGCTTCCTAGAGGGAGGAACGAGAGCCCGGGGAACAAATCAGATGAAGAAGTGAGGAACTCTTTTTTGCGGAGCCTCTTCTCGGTGGAGACGATTTCGGCAGAGCCCTTTCGCCGCAGACACGAGGAAGTCCGGAAGAAACACGTCAGCTTGTGTGcacagctgcatgcgactGTCTGTCGGGCTGCATGCATACGGTGAGCAACATGCGAACTCGAGGGTCGGCGAGAAGCTtctcgaggagagacgcaagtCCCGCCATCATTCCTTCTCCCGTTTGCCGCTTTCTTGTGAATGAGACATACCGGCTGCGTCGTCCCGTTGACCACGTGGCGCCGCGGAGTCTCCTCGCAAGACGCGAAACGCGACAAATGAGAGAGAAACTCCCGCAGCAGCGGACGAATCCGGGCAGAGAGGTGCTGCCTTCCGTTTGTACGCCAAGAGATGTGCAAAACGTGTGGAAATCCTCGAAACCACCGCGAGAAACACCCAGTCACAGACCAACGCCTGCAGAACAGCTCGGGGAGGACCCGAACTGCGAGTAGGAAGGGAAAGCcttgcgttttctgccgGTTCCGCGCGTCGTTCTTGAGAATTTTTTCGACCGCTCCTTGAGTCGAGTCTTGTCGAAAGATTagtcctctgtctcttttgccttttcttcgctttcctccgaCCCTGGAACGGCGTCTTCTGGAGGCACCTGTTCACTGGATACTTTCGCGCGCGCCGCGAAGTGTACGTTCCTCCGAGAATTTGTGAAGAAACAGGATTTCTGAGAGTTTCCTTGGCATAACGTCGTGGAGGTCGATGCTGCGTACGCCGTCGACGTGGGTGACACTTCCTGTGTGCCTTAACAGCGCAGCTGTCGATTCGCATCGAATCTGAACGCCGTCTCATATTCGGTACATGCCTCgcgctttttcctctcctgttGGCGTGAAGTATTTGATGGAACGACTgcgttctgcgtttcttctcttccttccctgcaGTCTCGTGACGCCGGGACGCAGGGTCGAGGCGTCGAAACAAGTTTTTCTTCGTGTATGGTGGGCAAGTTCGCGTCcatcttctcgtctgtctcctcgatgAAACACGCCAGTCCGAGCTTGTTGCTCTCAgtccttcgtctttttttcgaggGGGAGATGCAGCCAACGCATAGGTGTTGAAGACATCGGAGAATCTGTTCCGACAGCCTGTCTATTGGAGAGAAACCGCAGGTCTACATGGCGTGCTTTTGCTTGTCCGCCCAAGTGCCGCTGCTTTTCTTTTAAAAAACAAGGAATCTCCGagcttccctctctgccGAGATCAGACTCCCGTCGACTCCGACTCTTACGTGACAGTCTTTCAGGGAGGGGCATCCGTTTCTCGGAGCAAGTGCATGTAAGGTTGTGTggccttctgcatgcacacaagtgaaaatatatacatatatatatatatatatatttacatgtgTGTTTCGCCTCTCGCGTTCGACTTCGGGAGTGGACTTCTTCGAGTTGCATGCAGGTCGATGCACGTGGTGTTCGCGCCGAAGATCAGATTGTCAGCGCGCATGTTCTGTTAGTCGAAAGTCTCCAGAGCTCCCGTTCAACAAGCGTCTCCTTCATCTGCGTTTCTCATCGCAGTCCCGTCTCGTCTTGCATTCATCAACTTTTCCGCCATGTCTCGTTACGTGAAAGTCTACCGAAAGGTGATGAATCTGCAGAGGCGCAAGACGCCTTTGCCGTGGACGCCGACCTTCCTGGAGTTCTCTAAAGAGCCTTCAGTTCCCTTCCCTGtcagagagaaggtgagaaagGGCATTCCAAAATAGGCAACCAGAGTGTCGTTTGAATGTCTTTCGCAtccgtcgctctcttggCCATCTTTCAGTCATCTGCCACCCAACTGGCCACGCGCGCACCACGCGCTCTGCGTTCACGGAGCTAGCCAGTGTCAAaccgaaaaaacgaaagggCGAAAGAGTGCCACCCTAGTGGACACTGGAAACAGCCAATGTATATTTATCTGTGTGCGTGCATGtgaatatgtatatttgtatatctGGTGGTGCGGATAGGTAGAGAGGTAGATAGACACATGCGTACGTATGTATTGTATAGTgatgtggagagagagatatatataggtatgtATGTGTCTGGGGGTGTGAATATGTTTGCCTGTCCAAATAGCGAGATGTGTGGTCTTCTGGTTCCGTCCCTTGACATGtagagagatggagaggcaAGTGGAGAATCGTCGCGGCTACAGGTTGGGCGTTGTTTgaagttttttctgtgtgttttgtcttcgcttccaaTGCGTGTTCGTCCGTTCCTTTTCGCGTCCTCGAGTCACTCGAAAATCCACAGTAccgtttgtttttccttccgtTCGTTCCTCGGCTATATTCTCTCTCGATAGCTGCAACCGGCGCCCATCGACCTGTCATACTACCTCAACATGGAGGTCGGCGACCTCGTGGAGgtaaggaaagaagaaagagagagagaagaaatgcgaagagagaagagaaggtcgcgaagaaaacaaaaaaagaAGGGTggacaaagaaaaagacaaatgGACTATGCATCTCGCGAAAGTACAACCGCAGGatggaaaaagcaaagagacGCCGGgtgaagcgaagaaaggcgaaagaacCGGAAGACCGCAGAGTGAGAATTCAGAGGAGGCAGCGCTGCACTATGTGTTGAAACAGATTTGCAAgagtttttctgtcttggaCTTTTGTTTTTCGGTAAACGTACGAAATTCCCGatgcttctcgctctctttttcaCTCGTGTATGTCAAAATAGCAGAGCTCGGAGCAGCAAGGGGAAGGTGCAAGGGCGCGAGAAATGTGAGCAGTGGCTTGCTGCACCTTCTCattcttgcctctcttcctcgggtgtatgtacaccgcaggTGCTTCATGGCCCCGACTGTGGTCGCCAGGGCGTCGTTCTGTCCATCAGCAAAAAGCGAAACACGGTCGTCGTTGACGGGTGCAACATGGTACGTTTCATTTTGCTGTAGAAGAAGGTCGTTTCTGTCTAAAAAGCCGAGGACTCCCACTGTATCGCGCGTGCAAGGGGTCCCAGCCTCGCGTGTTCTTTTCAGACCCTTGGGGATTGTGGTGCGTTGCCTCTGCTTTGTCGGATCCAGGTGTTCAATTCAACTTAAAAATCTCACGATTCAGTGTCAAACGGGGAGCCTGGCCACGGGTTAACTCGAGAGCATGAGGTCACAGCGGAGGTGTCTGATTCGCCCTCTTCTGTTTAGGCTGAGTACAAATCGTCATCATACGatgagaaaacgaaaaacgggGCAGGGTATCGTGTGGGGTCTTTCGAGGTGTTATCGGAGGCGACTAAAGTTGAATTTTCAGTCTGGGTTGACAAAGCTTTTTCAGTCGACTTTGTCGCTCTCGAGGTTTTACTTGGAGAGAAGCTCCAGCTCCGCTCGAACGGAGAAGTCGAGGTGCAGACCGTGTATTTCGCCGCCAAGTCCCAGGAACAGCAGAGAGCCTTCTGCGTATACAGTCGGAGTGTGTAGGCAGAGTTTCGGACTGAACGCTGTTCGCATTTGCGTGTTGCTGATTTCTTATTTCTTTAGAAGAAAAGCTTCTGGAACCCAGGCGTCGGCGCTTCGCTAATCACGCAAGAAATGCCTATACACATTACGAACGTCGCCCTCCTCGACCCCGTTGTCAAGTAAGAAAAACCTCGAATTCGCGTGAGCATCTGGACACAGACCCCGGCAGTCGTATATCCATGCAAGCGTGTGAAGATGTTCAACAAGCACACTATGTGAATACACACAATtactacatatatatgtatatatttatataggtatagatgtatatgtgcaGGTATATGCGTCACTATGGACTGCTGATTTACGGATCTGCGTACAAAAATGTGGCATGCGTAGATCAGCAACTGTATGGACGAAGTGAGGCGGGTGAGCGTCTTTGGAAAAGTCGTGATTGTTTTCaagaactgcatgcggctgTTCGCGGGAGTGTGTTCGGACAAAGCCGAATTTGCGCGAGTAGACTTTAGGATGCATACAAAACTGGAAGCGTAGACTGCGTACAGATGTCAATCGGAAGTGCCCAGGAAAAGTCGCTGCGGCGCTGTGGGTGTGCAGACGGCCGACGCGGGTCAAGAGACGCTTCATGATGAACGGCGAGTGTGTGCGGATCTCGAAGCTTTCCGGTAAGCAGGGACGTTTTGGAGCTTTTCACTCTTTATAGCCACAGGAAGTGTGGCAAAGAAAAGGTAAAAATGCTGGGCCTGTGCGTGTATCGATGATGTTCGTTCTACGGACGAGCAACTCCTTTTGCCACTCAAACCTTCTGGAGGTTGGCTCTACCAAAGGTAGACAGTTAGCGGGGAAAGTCGGTCACAGAGAGCTTCTTACGTCGTCCCCGAATATCTCTTTCCACCAGCATATGTCTGCATGTAAGTCCGCTAAACGCGTCCACCCGTCTCGCTGATCTATACGTACATGTAGTAGGTTTGCCGTTCCGAAACGGACTCACTCTTCACGAAAggacggagacaaaacggaATCTCGAGAACCGCAGTTCGCCGAGTCTGTCTGTACTCGTGCATGTTTCTGTAGCGTATGCACTCCGACGTATGGAACCAAACACCTGTGCATTTTTCCTCTATGTGCCTTTTTTTCGAAATCTGAGCAGGAAGTGCAATGCCGGAGCCCGTGTCCACCTCTGCGTTGCGGCAGCCGAATTTGTATCAGGAGTATTTGCGCCAGAAGGCCCTCGGTCCCCCGCTCAAAGTAAGCAGCGAAATGGAAATGCCACAAGTTTCTCCAAGCGTGTCCACACATTTTGCGATAGAATGCGGATCTACACTCACAAGCTCGACGCTACCTTCATGCTGAAAATCACTGGAATGCCCTTTATATAAATATCATCACCTTATTTAAATATTTGGTTTGTTGTATTATATAagtatacgtgtatatatatatatatatatatatatatttgtattcGTGTGCGTTTCGGGGTGTGATTAGTGGTCTTTGTTGTTTTCAACGGTGTCTGCAGGAAGCGCATTCGCTTTCTTCGGGTTTGAGATATAGCCGGGGGATGCCTAGAAcgtttttgcgttttttcagGCAAGCTATGCACGACCGGATCCTCTCCATCTGAAAATTCTCCAGAGGCTCGCGAGGCACATCAGTTGGGGTCAAGGTTCGCCGTTGCCGACGGCAGAGAATCCTCGAGTGAACTCTCCAGAGCCTATGGCCCTGCGGCGCTGATGTGAGTTTTAACCGATTTTCCATCCAGTAACTGAACGTTTCACAAGCGATCGAGCTTGAAGTTGTCTGTCTGTTTGTTTTGAGAAAAACAGGTGGATGCCTCTAAATAGGTCCGTTGAGGGGAGAAAGTCTACCAGAGGAGAAGATTTTTAAAACGGTTGCAGTGATGAAGACTGGTTGTGTCGCTGTTTTCCTTCCGTCTGTGTTGCTGGGCGAGcactgctttcttcttctgcacctCCCTGTTTTCTACCAAGTCTCTGTTTGTACTTGGGATTTTCTGGCCAGCTGTGCCTCGCCCTCTCCTGTGAGCAGCGGCCAGCCAAGGCGGTTGTCCATATTTCTGCTTTCCACGTTGGAGTCTAACAAGCATACCTACACGCTTTTTTTGTAGAGGTACCGTACTTCCTTATCCATCTTTTCCCCCGTATCAGTTGTGCGGAGAGTGGCGGATTGGAACTGTTCAAGATTCTTGCCACGAAAACTCTTCCATTCAGCTGCCAAAAAAAACTACCGTCAaagtttttctttcgttcgACTTTCACTGACATGGACACCACACAGTCAGTTGTTTGCGCGTGTCTGTCGGGAGACGGGGCAGtgtctcgtcctcgctcAGGTTTACAATATAACACTGATGTATATGTATCATGTGTTCTTGCAACCTGAAGCTAACTGTGTGCTGGGATAGAAAGGATGACTAACAGCGCAGCCGAGCTAGGGAACCGAACCATTTTCGGAGTAAACCAGACAAGATGTTCTTGTGTGTCTTTACCTTCCGTCTGCCGTCGCAGCTGCCGCGATGCTCTGTAGTGCGGCACAGCCAGCGTacacttgcatgcagtcgttGCATTGAAACTCCACACTGTAGCATCGAAGGTATTTTTCGCATGCGTTGTTTGAAACTGCCAACTCCCCGCGATGAAAAACGCGCAAACTACTGGAACTTGTACGATGTCACTTGCCCGGAGACAAGTGGCGCGCATGGGGTGGCTGAAACTTCGAGGATAGGAAAAGAGTAGAGAAACTCAATTCCCCGTGGACGTGGAATACCTCAAACACAACAGAGTCCGTTCTGGACCCGTGCCTTCTGTATGCTAGGCGACTGAGTGTCGAGTGTCGCAGTCTGACAGAGCTACGcaggctcttctctctgttgctgctGCCGCACAAGAACCATGAGGCGGGCGAAACTCGAGAAATCCAGGCCTTCCTTTTCTGGGGGAAACACTTGGaatgtttcctttttttccggGTCTTCGGTGGCAGGACCGTCAGGGGCACTCCCGCTGTCGGAAATGTGATGTGGCCGAGCGTGTATATCCtgacagaaacgagaaatgCTAGCTAGAGGAGCGCAGTAGGTGAAAATCGGATCGCATGTTCAGGGAGTCACAGGGGCGTTTTA
This window of the Toxoplasma gondii ME49 chromosome VI, whole genome shotgun sequence genome carries:
- a CDS encoding 50S ribosomal protein l24, putative (encoded by transcript TGME49_239720), whose protein sequence is MSRYVKVYRKVMNLQRRKTPLPWTPTFLEFSKEPSVPFPVREKLQPAPIDLSYYLNMEVGDLVEVLHGPDCGRQGVVLSISKKRNTVVVDGCNMKKSFWNPGVGASLITQEMPIHITNVALLDPVVKRPTRVKRRFMMNGECVRISKLSGSAMPEPVSTSALRQPNLYQEYLRQKALGPPLKASYARPDPLHLKILQRLARHISWGQGSPLPTAENPRVNSPEPMALRR